One window of Mixophyes fleayi isolate aMixFle1 chromosome 3, aMixFle1.hap1, whole genome shotgun sequence genomic DNA carries:
- the LOC142144396 gene encoding serine/threonine-protein kinase Sgk1 isoform X2, which produces MRTKTEKSPLKAFMKQRRMGLNDFIQKISTNTYACKPTEVQSILNISQSQEPELLNGNSSPPPSPSQQINLGPSSNPHAKPSDFQFLKIIGKGSFGKVLLARHKADEKFYAVKVLQKKAILKKKEEKHIMSERNVLLKNVKHPFLVGLHFSFQTASRLYFILDYINGGELFYHLQRERCFLEPRARFYAAEIASALGYLHSLNIVYRDLKPENILLDSQGHIVLTDFGLCKENIEPNGTTSTFCGTPEYLAPEVLHKQPYDRTVDWWCLGAVLYEMLYGLPPFYSRNTAEMYDNILNKPLQLKPNITNSARHLLEGLLQKDRTKRIGAKNDFMEIKNHIFFTPINWDDLINKKITPPFNPNVSGPSDLQHFDPEFTEEPVPNSIGQSPDSILITASIKEAADAFMGFSYAPPMESFL; this is translated from the exons TACTGAAGTGCAGTCCATCTTGAATATTTCACAATCTCAAGAGCCAGAATTATTGAATGGGAATTCCTCACCACCA CCTAGCCCATCCCAACAAATCAACCTTGGACCTTCATCAAATCCCCATGCCAAGCCATCAGACTTCCAATTCTTGAAAATCATTGGAAAAGGCAGCTTTGGAAAAGTACTTTTGGCAAGACACAAAGCCGATGAGAAATTCTATGCGGTTAAAGTCTTACAGAAGAAAGCAATCCTCAAGAAAAAAGAG GAGAAACACATCATGTCAGAGCGTAACGTGCTATTAAAAAATGTGAAACACCCTTTCCTGGTTGGGCTCCACTTCTCTTTCCAGACAGCCAGCAGATTATACTTTATTCTGGACTACATCAATGGTGGAGAG TTATTCTACCATCTCCAGAGAGAACGTTGCTTCCTGGAACCACGGGCTCGTTTCTATGCGGCTGAAATAGCCAGTGCACTGGGATACTTGCATTCTCTGAACATTGTTTATAG AGACTTGAAACCTGAAAACATATTACTGGACTCACAAGGTCACATTGTTCTAACGGATTTTGGACTTTGTAAAGAGAACATAGAGCCCAACGGCACAACCTCTACTTTCTGTGGCACTCCTGAG TACCTGGCACCAGAGGTCCTTCACAAACAGCCTTATGACAGGACAGTAGACTGGTGGTGTCTGGGAGCAGTTCTGTACGAGATGCTGTATGGCCTG CCACCATTTTACAGCAGAAACACAGCTGAAATGTATGACAACATCTTGAATAAACCACTGCAGCTGAAACCAAACATAACCAATTCAGCCAGGCACCTTCTGGAGGGTCTATTGCAGAAAGATCGGACTAAGAGAATTGGTGCCAAAAACGACTTT ATGGAGATTAAGAACCACATCTTTTTCACTCCAATTAACTGGGATGATCTCATCAATAAGAAGATTACCCCTCCTTTTAACCCAAATGTG AGTGGCCCAAGTGATTTGCAACACTTTGATCCCGAATTCACAGAAGAACCAGTTCCAAATTCTATAGGCCAGTCACCTGACAGCATCCTCATAACAGCCAGCATTAAGGAGGCAGCAGATGCTTTTATGGGCTTCTCCTATGCCCCACCTATGGAGTCTTTCCTTTGA